The nucleotide sequence GAGCTGCTGGCCAAAGCCAAGCAGCAGCTCAAAGCCGGCCGCTACGAGCTGACTCGCCTCACGCTGCAGCCCGCCGGCTACTCGCCCGGCACCGATAAGCTCCTGAAAGGCGCCAAGCTCAACCTCGACCGCCTAGTAAGCGCCCTGCAGGCCGACACCAGCCTAAGCGTAACCCTGACCGGCCGCGCCCGCAAAGGCGAAGCTGCCGGCATGGCCCGCCGCCGCGCCGCCGCCGTAGCCACCTACCTCACCGAAAAAGGCGTGGCTGCCGGCCGCATCCGGCAGGTGGCCCAGGCCAAGCCCGCCACCGAAATTTCCACGCTGCAGGTGATGTCCAGCACCAGCACCTCGGCGCTAGAAGAACAGCTGAATGCGCAGAACCCGCTGTCGGTGCAAATCACGCAGAAGGCGTTTGCCAAAGGCGACAACAAAGTGGTAGACGAGCTGATGGGCCGCGGCCCCGGCTCCTACGACGTGCAGAAAGACGGCCGCTTCTACTCCGTCATGATCGACAAAGTGCTGCCCGCCGGGCCCAAAACGCTGGCCGAGGCCCGCGGCCAGGCTACCTCCGACTACCAGAACTACCTGGAAAAAGAGTGGATAGCCCAGCTCAAAGCCAAGAACCCGGTGCAGATCAACCAGGCCGAAGTAGACAAGCTGGTCACGAAATAAGGAAAAAGCCCGGCCCCGGCCGGGCTTTTTTTGTGGCCCGGATTTCCGCCCGGCACCCGGCGGCACCGGGCCGCCAGTGCAGTATAGAAGGGCCTTGGGCTGAAGTCCGGGCTGCGGCCGGGCGCGTGCAACTTCCAGCCTGGTTTGCGGCTCTGTAGCGTGTGGCCTGGCCGGCGGGGGTTGTTTTTGCCGGATAAGGGATTTATGTTGAAATTTACCGGCGGTTTTGTGCGTTCAGCCAACTACCGGGGCCCGGGCTTGCGCGCGGGCCATACCTATTATTGCTTCCATGATTCAGTTCTTTTCCTTGCCCAAGCGGGCTGCCCTGCTGACTGCCGTGTTGCTGGCGGGCACCATCACCTCGGGTTTTGCCCAGCTCGGCATCGGCCGGCCGGCTGGCCGCCAGGTCGTTGACGGCATCATCGCCAAAATCGACAACCAGATTGTGCTGCGCTCCGACCTGGAGGCCATCTACGCCCAGGAAGTAGCCCGGGCCGATGGCAAGCCGCTGCCGCCCGACCTGCAGTGCCGCATCATGCAGAGCTTGGCCCTCAACAAGCTGCTGCTGGCCAAAGCCGAAACCGACTCGGTGGTAGTGGAAGATGCGCAGGTGAAAAGCGAGCTGGACCGCCGCATGAACTACTTCGCCCAGCAGATCGGGTCAGAGAAGAAGCTGGAAGAGTACTACAATAAGCCCATCAAACAGCTCAAGGAAGACCTGCGCCCGCAGGTGCGCGAGCAGCTCACGCAACAGAAGATGCAGGAGCAGATTGCGGGCAAAGTAACCGTGACGCCCCGCGAGGTGCGCCAGTACTTCAGCCGCATTCCCAAAGACAGTCTGCCCTACTACTCCACCGAGGTGGAAGTGGGCCAGATCATCAAGTACGCCAAGGTCAACTCGTCGGCGAAGCAGGCCACGCAGGCCAAGCTCAACGAGTTGCGCGCCCGCATTCTGGCCGGCGAAAGTTTCGAGGAGTTGGCCAAGAAGTACTCCGAAGACCCCGGCTCGGGGGCGCAGGGCGGCTACCTGGGCTTCTTCAAGCGCAAGGAGCTGGTGCCCGAGTACGAGGCCGCCGCGCTGCGCCTGGAGCCGGGCGGGTTGTCGCCGGTAGTGGAGTCGCAGTTCGGCTTTCACCTCATCCAGCTGATTGAGCGCAAGGGCGAGCAGTACAGCACCCGCCACATCCTGCTCAAGCCCGCCACCGGCACCACCGATGCCAACGAGGCGTCGCTGGACCTGGCCAAGCTCCGTCGCCGCATTCTGGCCGACAGCATCACCTTCGCCAAAGCCGCCAAAGACAACTCCGACGACAAAACCAGCGGCGCCAACGGCGGCCTGATTTCCAACCGTGAAGACGGCAGCAGCTACCTGCCCCTCGACAAGCTGGACCCCGCCATCTTCTTCACCATCGACACAATGAAGGTGGGCCACATCACGCCGCCCATGCCCTACCGCACCGACGACGGCAAAGACGCCGTGCGCATCATCTGGCTGAAGTCGAACACGGCCCCGCACCAGGCCAACTTCAAGGACGACTACCAGAAACTGTCGCAGGCGGCCCTGACCGAGAAGAAAAACAAGGCGCTGGATGGCTGGTTCCGCGAAAACCGCGGCAGCGTCTACATCGAAGTAGACCCGCAGTACTCCGGCTGCAACCTGCTCGACGCCACTAATTAGCGCAGAAGTGAGCTGACCGCCCCCCGGATTCCACCGCCGACGCCGTCCGTTTCCGTATACTGGCCTGCGCCGGCTGCCTGCCTGGCGCAGCTATACTTCTCTTCTTCTGTCTCTGTCTGCATGTCTGTTATCAAATTCTCTTCCGATAAGGAAGCCGCCGACGCGCTGGCGCGGGCGTATCAGGTACTGCGCCAGGAAATCGGCAAGGTCATTATCGGGCAGGACGATGTAGTGCAGCTAGTGCTGACGGCCGTGTTTTCGCAGGGCCACTGCCTGCTGGTGGGCGTGCCCGGCCTGGCCAAGACGCTGCTCATCCAAACCATTGCCGACTCGCTGGATTTGTCGTTCAACCGGGTGCAGTTCACGCCCGACCTGATGCCTTCCGACATCGTGGGCTCCGAGACGCTCACCCAGCAGCGCGACTTCCAGTTCGTGCCCGGCCCTATCTTCGCCAACATCGTGCTGGCCGACGAAATTAACCGGACGCCGCCTAAAACGCAGGCGGCGCTGCTGGAAGCCATGCAGGAATATGCCGTGACGGTCGCCGGCAAGCGCTACCCACTGGAGCGGCCGTTCTTCGTGCTGGCCACCCAGAACCCCATCGAGCAGGAAGGCACCTATCCGCTGCCCGAGGCCCAACTGGACCGCTTCATGTTCAATATCGAGCTGGGCTACCCCAGCTACGAGGCCGAGCTGCAAATCGTGAAGAACACCACGTCCGACACCAAGCCCACCGTAAACAAGGTGCTGCACGCCGACGAGATTCAGGCATTCCAGCACCTGGTGCGCCGCGTGCCCGTGGCCGATAACGTGGTGGAGTACGCCGTGGGCCTCGTGCACAAAACCCGCCCCAACACCGCCCGCGGCGCCGCCCGGGCCAGCCAGCTGCTGGAGTGGGGCGCCGGCCCGCGTGCCTCGCAGCACCTGATTGTAGGCGCCAAGTGCAATGCCCTGCTCAACGGCAAATACTCGCCTGACATCGAGGACGTAAAGGCGGTGGCTTTGCCCATTCTGCGTCATCGGCTGGTGCGCAACTTCAAAGCCGAAGCCGAAGGCATTACGGTCGAGCAAATCATCAAAGAGTTGTTGTAATCAACATTTAACCCAAGATGTCAGGCCAAGGCGGGCAAATTTCTCCCGGTTCCTGAACTGACAATTTCTCTACTACCTCCCATGGAAGTCCCCGGCTACTATCAGCAGTTTGAGCGCAACCTCGACATTGTGCTTGATGCCCTGCAGGCAGGCCTGAACCTGCGCACTACGGCCCTCGAAACGTCGTTGCCGCTGGAAATTTACGTGTTGAGCGAGGTGCTGAACCAGGGCGGCGCCCAGTTCCGCCTCAGCACCGAAGGCCTGGCCCGCGTGCAGGAATTCCAGACGCAGTTTGTGGCGCAGAAAGCCGAAACCGACGCCATCATGCGCCGGCTGCTGGAAGACAAGCGCTCCAGCATGCGCACCCCCGAAGGCCGCGTGCTGACCAAGGAAATGCTGATCCGGCGCCTGGAATACTTCAACGAAGCCGCCCGCCAGGTGAACGTGATGCGCAACCAACAGTCCCTGGGCAGCCCTAACCAGCGCAAGTCCGGCATCGGCGCCGAGCTGCAAAAAGGCTAATCACGGATTACTGCGGATTTTTCGGATTAATCGGATTTTGTGGACGATTGACGTTCAATCGAGAGAGGCGCGCCAGCTGGCGCGTCTCTTTTTGTTTTGGAGTAAATGGCTGGATTTGGTGGATGATTGACGTTCAACAAAAAGCGGCGTGCCAAGTGGCACGCCGCTTTTTGTTCTTGGGGATTGT is from Hymenobacter yonginensis and encodes:
- a CDS encoding peptidylprolyl isomerase encodes the protein MIQFFSLPKRAALLTAVLLAGTITSGFAQLGIGRPAGRQVVDGIIAKIDNQIVLRSDLEAIYAQEVARADGKPLPPDLQCRIMQSLALNKLLLAKAETDSVVVEDAQVKSELDRRMNYFAQQIGSEKKLEEYYNKPIKQLKEDLRPQVREQLTQQKMQEQIAGKVTVTPREVRQYFSRIPKDSLPYYSTEVEVGQIIKYAKVNSSAKQATQAKLNELRARILAGESFEELAKKYSEDPGSGAQGGYLGFFKRKELVPEYEAAALRLEPGGLSPVVESQFGFHLIQLIERKGEQYSTRHILLKPATGTTDANEASLDLAKLRRRILADSITFAKAAKDNSDDKTSGANGGLISNREDGSSYLPLDKLDPAIFFTIDTMKVGHITPPMPYRTDDGKDAVRIIWLKSNTAPHQANFKDDYQKLSQAALTEKKNKALDGWFRENRGSVYIEVDPQYSGCNLLDATN
- a CDS encoding AAA family ATPase, whose protein sequence is MSVIKFSSDKEAADALARAYQVLRQEIGKVIIGQDDVVQLVLTAVFSQGHCLLVGVPGLAKTLLIQTIADSLDLSFNRVQFTPDLMPSDIVGSETLTQQRDFQFVPGPIFANIVLADEINRTPPKTQAALLEAMQEYAVTVAGKRYPLERPFFVLATQNPIEQEGTYPLPEAQLDRFMFNIELGYPSYEAELQIVKNTTSDTKPTVNKVLHADEIQAFQHLVRRVPVADNVVEYAVGLVHKTRPNTARGAARASQLLEWGAGPRASQHLIVGAKCNALLNGKYSPDIEDVKAVALPILRHRLVRNFKAEAEGITVEQIIKELL